The Gloeobacter violaceus PCC 7421 DNA window GGCGGCATGGTGATGGCCTGAGAGCCGCTAGCGTGGCTGGCGGATCACCTGGCCGTCTTTGTCCTTGATGACGGTGCCGCGGGGACCGGAGTAGACTTTGGTGCCCTCGGGGCCTTCGTAGCGTTTGCGGCCCTCGGGACCGACGGCCGCTTCGCCGCCGCGCGGACCCTGATAGACCCGGCCGCCGTCCGGCCCTTCGACGGCCGTGCCGCCCTGGGGACCTTTGTAGACCTTGACGTCGTCGCCCACGTAGACCTTGGCCCCATTCGGACCTTCGGCATACTTGCGGCCGTCCTCGTCGACATAGAGCCTGCCGCCGTCCGGACCGCTTACGTACTTGCGGCCGTCCGGGGCGACGAGCACCTTGCCGTCGTTGGGGCCGACGTAGGCTTTGCCGCCCCGCTCCCCTTCGACGACGGTGCCGCCGCCCGGGGTGGAGGTGGTGGTTTGGGCCTGGGCGGTGCCCATCGCTGCGCAGGCGCAGGCGAGCGCCAGGGCCGTTGCGAAGTTGCGGCGAATCATAAAAACTCCTTTGAGTTTGTGCAGTTGCCGGGTTGTGGCCCGTCCCCCCTGTCCTTCTTTTGTACGCAATGTGCAATTGTGCTGGTTCACTCGCAGGGGGGTAATTTGTGAGGCGGCTGAACCCACAGGCATCCGGCGCGGTCCTATGGGATATGCAAATTGCGAAGTGTTGGACGGCGCTGCTGTTGCTCGCAGCCACCTGTTTGATCCCGGCGTTTTTCTGGCCGGCCCCGCCGGCGGCCCTCGCCCAGGCCGTGCAGACCGACTACCGGCGGGCTGCCGATTATGCCGCCGCCTACGGTGGCGTCGGGCTTCTGGTCATTCGGGGCGAGCGAATCGTCTATGAGCAATTCGCCCCCGGCCGTAGCGCCGACACGCCGCATCTGTTGGCAAGCGGCACCAAGAGTTTTGCCGGGGTAATGGCGGCGGCGGCGGTCCAGGATGGCCTGCTCACTTTCGACGAGCGCGTCTCCGAGACGATTACTGAGTGGAAGTCCGACCCGCTCAAAGCGCAGATCACCGTGCGTCACCTGTTGAGCCTCGCAAGCGGCCTGGGCAAGGCGGGGCGGGGCGGCAACCCCGTGTCCTTTGCCCAGGCAGTACAGGCGCCGGCGGTCTCGCCGCCCGGCCGGGCCTTCGATTACAACCCCGTTAATTTTCAGCTGTTCGGCGAACTGATGCGGCGCAAACTTGCCCCCCGCCGCGAGGAACCGCTCGCCTATCTGTCTCGGCGCGTCCTGGAGCCGATCGGCATGCGCATAGCGCGCTGGCGCACCACCACAGACGGCGACCCGGACCTGCCTGGTGGGGCAATTGCCACGGCGCGCGACTGGGCCAAATTCGGCCTGCTCCTCAAAAACGGCGGCACCTGGCAGGGACGGCAGATAGTTTCCAGAGAAGCCCTTGCCCAGTGCTTCGTGCGCAGCGCCACCAACCCGGCCTACGGTCTTACCTTCTGGCTCAACGCCCCTTCCCGCAGCGCGCGTCCCGAGCGCAACAATCCGGTGGGCGGCGCCGGTCCTCCAGATCTGATCATGGCGGCCGGGGCGGGGGGCCAGCGGCTCTACGTCATCCCGTCCCTCGATCTGGTGGTGGTCCGCCAGGGCGACCTGCGCTCCGCCCGCGGCCGGGGGAGCGGGCGCTTCCGCGACGACGAATTTATCCGCGCTCTGCTGTGAACAATGTCCCAGCCGCCTCCAGCCACAATCCGCTCCCCGCGGCTGCGAGTGCTGCGCGGTCGGTAGCAGCTTCCAGGTGGGAAAGCACCCCCAGCACCGGCAGGTGGCAGAGGTTCTCGATAAGTTGTACATCCGCCCACTGGGCGCGCTGCTCTGCGCTCACCGGTTCGATCTCCGATAGGACCAACGCGCTCAGATCCAGATTCTGAGCACGGGCAAAACCCGTGTGGGCCACCAGTTGACCGACCACTCCGAGCCGCAGAGGAGCCACCAGCAGCACCGGCAGGCGCCAGTCGCGCGCCAGATCCGCCACGGTGTAATCCCAACCGAGCGGGCAACCGAGACCGCCCACCCCTTCGACTAGGACCAGGGCGTGGCCGGCCGCCGCCTCGCAGTAACTTTTCCAAAGCAGACCGATATCGACTGTCTGCCCTTCGCGGGCCGCCGCCAGGGGCGGGGCGAGGGGGGCTTCGAAATACAGCGGATTGAGCACCGAAAGCGCGTCGCCGAAGACCGTGCGGTAGTACTCGCGATCCCCCGGGCCGCACTGGACGGGCTTGAGGATGGCTGCCGGCGTGCGGCGATGGGCGAGCCACCAGGCAGCGAGGGCCGCGCATAAGATCGTCTTGCCGGCCCCGGTGTCGGTGCCGCTTACCAGTACGCCCGCCATCAGACCCGCGGCAGCACGATGCGCTGTTCCTGCGATTGGTACTTGCCGGGGCCGTCCTTGCGCGTCGCGTAGGTCACCTCGGGCACCTGGTCGGTGGTAAAAAACAGCACCTGGGCGATCCCCTCGTTCGGGTAGACCATCACGTCGCAGGGGGTGGGATTGGCGATCTCCAGGGTGAGCACCCCCGTCCAGCCCGGCTCCAGAATGGTGATCGGGATATTGACGCCCGAGCGGATGTACGTGCTCTTGCAGGTGGTCACCCCGACCACGTTGTCGGGCATCCGAAAGTGCTCGACCGAGTGGGCCAGGGCCAAAGAGTTGGCCGGCAAAATAAAATAATCGCCCTCCGGACCGCTCATCAGCGCCATGTCCTCCAGGCAGGTGTTGTCGAAGCGCTTGGGATCGATGGGCCGCGCCCCGGGTACGCGCCGGAAGACCTTGAATTCGTCGTCGGCGAGGCGAATGTCGTAACCGGCGGAAGACAGCCCGTAGCTCAGCACCCGGTGGTGGTGACCCGAGCCGTCGTCTACCCGGCGCACCAATTCGGCCTCGAACGGGGCGATCATGCCCTCGGCGGCGCGTTGTTTGATCCAGCTGTCACTGTTGAGCATCCGCCCCCCGCAAGTCCTGCTGCGATCTTAGGGCTGGATGGCGCTTTTGCGCAGTTCGGTCACCTGATCGGCCATGGCGCTCAGGGCGATGGGCATCTCGGGGCCGGTCAGGATGACGTCCATATACGAAGGCCGCTGCTCCAATAGTTCGATCACTTCTGTCTCAGCAATCAAACCAAATTGGATCGCCAGGCTCAATTCGTCGAGCACCACCAGACCGAACCGACCGCTGTGGACCGCCCGGCGGGTGTACTTCCACAGTTCGTACATCGCTTTTTGTTCTTCGATTTCCAGGTGCGGCGTGTCCAGGCAGCGCTGCAGGTTGCAGCGCACCCAGCGCAGACCCTGGCACAGATACATCGGGTTGTCCGGACCTTGACCGATGCCGCCTTTGAGAAATTGCACCACAAGTACCGGCACGCCCTGGCCTGCGGCCCGCAGCGCGTGGGCGATCACCCCGGCGTTGAAGGCCCGGTCGGGACCGGTGACGATCTGGAGAGTGCCCTGCAGAGCCAGCGACGGAGCGACGGCCTTGGAGGTGGGGTTCGATGCATCCACTTGCGCTACCATTCGAGCGGACTCCATCTGTGTGGTGTTCTGTGGCTATAAAACACTAGATGCGGTAGGTAGTCAAGCCGTCCGCACCGAGCCGGCGCCTTCGAAGCCGGATGCGGCGCCGCGGCAAGCTGGCGCTAAAATGTGGGAGATGAAAAGGCCAGACTACTATCGGGTGTTGGGTGTGCCGCCTGGGGCGAGTGAACGGGACATTCGCCAGGCGTATCGTTTGCTTTCTAAGCAGTACCATCCGGACATTTCCCCACTGGCGCCGGAGGAGGCCCTCGAAAAGTTCAAATTGCTCAACGAGGCCTACGCTACCCTTTCCCATCCCACCAAGCGCTCCCACTACGACCTGACCCTGGGACTGACCCGCACCGCCGTTTTGCAGCAGCAGCAGCAACAACAACAGCAGCGGCCGGTGCCGCCGCGCCGCCGCCCGAGCGGCCGGTTCGACATCAGCGAGCGCCCTTTGTCCCCCACGGAGATTTTTGCACTCTTTATTTTGGGGATCGCCTTTGCCGCTTCGCTGCTGCTCGTTGCCTTCATCGACTGGATCAACGGCTGACGGCCACTTTCTGAGCACCTTTGCCATGAACTCTTTGCCCACCGCCGATACGCCCCTGTACAACCACCCGCTGCACAAGATCGAGATCTGGCTGCGCGAGCATCAGTGCGAGCGCGACACCGAAGAGCAGCACTGCTGGCACCTGCACCGCTCCCGGTGGTCGGCGACGCTGCAACTGGAGGAGACGGTGCTCAAGGTCGATTACGCCTATCCGCCCAACCAGACCAAGACGCTCTCCTTTCCCTATTCGCTCTCGCGCCGGGATGTCGAGCAGGCGGTGTTTTCCTTCGAGCCGCCGGAGAAGGCCACCTAGCCAGTAGCGATGCCGGTTTGCTATAGTGTTGTCTGCCTTGATGCGGAACTGGCGGAATTGGTAGACGCGCATGATTCAGGTTCATGTGCCGCAAGGCGTGGAGGTTCAAGTCCTCTGTTCCGCACTGTAACCGGGCAAGCCCCCCAGGGTTTGTCCGGATTTTTTTCAGCCGGCCACCGGTTGACCGGGCCTTCGTCCGTCGCCCATGGCAAATTATCGCCCGCCCGGCGGCCGGATTTCAGCGCGAGGTGGCCCGGTGACCGGTCGCTCGAATAACCAACCCCAGCGGCCACTGGTCATCTTTTTGCACATCCCGAAGACCGGGGGCACCACCTTCGAGGCCATTCTCAAAAGAGCGTACGGCGAAGCCGACATCCTCGAATTCGACCTCGCCGCCATCAACGACGCCGAGGGGGCTGCGCGCGCCCGGCAGACGGCAAGGGCCGCCCGCCGCTGCAGCTTCATCCGCGGCCACTTCCCGATGGGCCTGCGCCTGCACGAGTCGATAGCACGACCCTGTACCTACGTCACCTGGTTGCGCGATCCGCTCGAGCGGATGATCTCGGAGTACCACTTTATAGTGCGCTACCCGCCCCACCCGGCCCACGAGCCTGTTCATCGCTACAAGATGACCCTCAAGGACTATCTGCTCAGCGAATGGGCCGCGGGCACCGACAACTACATGACCCGCTTTTTGTGCAGCCAGGCCCCCGACGCCCAGGATGCCGACTGGGCCTGCTCGCAGGCGATGCTGGCCGGCGCCCGCGCCAACCTGGACAGATTCTTTCCGGTCGTGGCGCTGATGGAGCGCTTCGATGAGTCGCTACTGTTGTTGCAGTCGCATTTTGGCTGGCGGTTGCCTCTGTACGTCAAAGAAAACGTCACCCGCGACCGGCCGACCCTCGCGGACCTGCCGGGACCGACCCTCCAGATCCTCCAGGATCTCAACCGCTACGATCTGAGCCTGTACGCCCACGCCCGTGGGCGCTTCGCAGGACAACTGGGGGCCCTCGAACCGGACGCCTTCAACAGACGCCTGCGGAGCTTTCGCCTGCTCAACCGCACCTACAGCCGGGTGCACACGGGACGGCAGCTCTACCGGCGATTGCAGGAGCTCTGGTGCCGCTCGGTGAACCGCTACCGCGCCTACGAAGGCACCGTGCGCTCGACCGTCAAACGCGCGGTGCTCGGTTTGCTAAATAGCAGGTAGCGACCGGCAAAGGGAACTGCCACCGGCAAAGCCGGCAACCGGTTGGGAAAGTCGTCGCCGCCCTCGCGCAACTGCAGCGGCCCCGGCCCCCTGACCAGTTCGGCAAGCACCGCCCCGGTGCGCGAACCCATGGGCAGGGGCCTCAGGCCCAACAGCCGCAACAGTTGGCGGCTCAGCCAGGGATCGGGCGGTTTGTCGGTGGCGCCGCCCGTGCCGGTGGTGAGCAAAAACAGCCCCCCCGGTACCAGCACCCGCGCCACCTCCGCGAAGTAGGCGCGCAGCGATGCTTCCGGCAGGTGCTGCACCAGATCGACGGCGATGGCGTGGGTAAAACTGCCGTCCGGCCAGGGCAGCCGGTTGCCGTTCACCGGCGTGAAGGTGCAATTTGCCGCCTCCCCGAGCTGCAGGCAGGCCTGAGCAAGCATGCAGTCCGAGACGTCCGCCAGAGCCATACCGGCCGTGGCACCCTGCAAATAGCGGGCAACGCGGCCAACGCCGCAGCCGAGGTCAAGCAGCCGACTATCCGGACCCAACGCCAGTTTGCGGCGCAAGAAACCGGCGATGCGTTCGCCGTTGCGCTCGAACTGCTCGGCGAAGCCGCCACAGTAAAAATCACAACTGACCAGCGCGTTATGGCGGCAATTTGCATCCCACAACTGGGCCATGCGCTCGAACTGGGCCGCCTCGCCCACGACGGCATCGATGGCGCAGATCGGATCGTCAGAACCGCCCAGGTTCCAGGGTGCTTGCAGCATGGACCCCCCCCCACTCGACGCAACGGAAGTTTACATAGAACGCTTTCACTGTAATGGCCGGCGGCGGGTTTGGCACACCCCCAGGGAAAGGTGCGGCCCGGGCCGCTTCTTAAGGCCTGTAGACCAGCCGCTCCACACCGAGCAGGGCGACCCAGGCCCGGCTCAGCAAAAAAGCCCGCAACCGGCTGGCCCGCGAACGGTGATGGTAGTTTTTGTAGACGGTGCGACCGTACCAGCGATTGAGAAATTTGTATTGGTTGAGCTGTCTTTCGAAGCGGCCGGCTCGCAGCGTGCGCAGTTGTTGTTCGTACAGAAAAAGGGCGTGGTCGTACAGTTCGAGATCGTACCGGTTTCGGTTGCGGATTTTGGTTTTGATCGGTTCGGGCACCTGCGGGGTACGCGGTCGATTCTTTGTTGTGTTTTCCCGCACATAGAGCGGTAACTTCCAGCCAAAATGTGAACGCATCAATAGCAGCGATTCGTCGAAGTGCTCCAGGAAGCCAACGACTTTGAAGTGTTTTTTCAGGTTGTCCTTGGCGCTCGTCAAGGTCTGCTCGGTGCAGGCCCAGTTGCCGTCCTGGGCATCGGGGGGGCGGCTGCACAGACAGCGCACCTGATAGTTGTCCGTGCCGTCCGACAGGTTGCTGTTCAGATAATCCTCCAGGCTCATCCGCTCACGGACGATCCGCTCGTGAAAAATGTGCTCGGGAGTGTGCAGGATGAAGTAAAAATCCGAGATCACCCGCTCGATCGGATCGCGCAGCATGGTGACGTAGGTGCACGGAACATTCAGCAGTTCGTGCACACCCAAACCCATCGTAAAATGGCCCGAAATCAGCTTGTAATGGCGATTGCCGTTGAGCAGTTGGCGGGCGCGCTGCGCCCCTTCCCCATCGTTGACGGCGGCCAGGTCCAGGCGAAGACTATGTTCCTGACCGTACTGGTCGAGCAACACACTTTCGAGCGTCGTCCCACCGGTTTTGGGGATATGTAGAAAAACCAGGGAGTGTTCAGGCCGGGACATACTCTTTACGCCTTATCGAACTGATGATCCGAAGATCAGTTTAGGATAGTGTCTGACAATTCGCCATCCCCGATCGAGTGGAACCGCTGCCGGAGTGTATAGTGTCCGAAGTTTATGGCCGTGTCCAGGGCGAGGTTCGGGTGCACAGATGGCGATGGCTGGGGGGTCTGGCGGCGGGGATGGGCCTTGCTGTGGCGGTCGGGGCGGCGGAGCCTGCGGCCGAAGCAGTGGTCGCGGTGCGGGCCGGTGCGCTGGTGGATACGGTGGCAGGCCGGGTGCTGAGCGATCAGATCATCCTCATCGAGGGCGAGCGCGTGCGGGCGGTGGGGCCGAGCGGGACGGTGAGTATCCCGGCTGGAGCCCAGAGGATTGACCTCGGCCGCGCCACGGTGCTGCCGGGGCTAATCGAAGCGCACGCGCATCTGACGAGCGACCCGTTTCGGGCCGGCTACCAGGGGCTTGGGGTCTCGGCGATTCGCGAGGCGCTCTACGGGGCGAAGGCGGCGCGCGACACGCTGGAGGCGGGTTTCACCACTGTGCGCAACGTCGGTGCGGGGGCTTACGGCGATGTCGCCCTGCGCGACGCCATCAACGACGGGGACATTCCGGGGCCGCGCCTGCTGGTTTCAGGTCCGGCCTTGGGCATCAAAGGCGGCCACTGCGACAACAATTTGCTCGCCCCCGATTTCAACTACACCGCCGAGGGGGTGGCCGACGGCCCCTGGGCGGCCCGCGCCAAAGTGCGCGAGGTGGTCAAGTACGGGGCGGATGTGATCAAGCTCTGCGCCACCGGTGGGGTGCTCTCCAAGAACACCGACCCGGGCGTGCAGCAGTACACCTTCGAGGAGATGCAGGCCATCGTCGAAGAAGCCCACAAATTGGGCCGCAAAGTCGCCGCCCACGCCCACGGCGCCGAGGGTATCAAGCAGGCTATCCGGGCAGGCGTCGATTCGATCGAGCACGCGAGCCTGATCGATGCGGAGGGCATGCGCCTGGCCCGCCAAAAAGGCACCGCCCTGGTCATGGATATTTATGTCGACGAATTTATTCTTGCCGAAGGCGAGCGGGCGGGCATCCTGCCCGAGTCGCTCGAAAAGGAGCGCAAAGTCGGTCAACTGCAGCGCGACAACTTCCGGCGCGCCCTCGCCGCGGGCGACCGCATCGTCTTTGGCACCGACGCCGGGGTCTATCCCCACGGCACCAACGCCAAACAGTTCGCCTACATGGTCCAGTACGGCATGACGCCGATGCAGGCGATCCAGGCGGCCACGGTGAACGCCGCCGAGTTGTTGGGCTGGCAGGACAAAGTCGGCTCGCTCACCCCGGGCAAGTACGCCGATCTGATCGCCGTGGAGGCCGATCCGCTCAAGGACGTGAGCGCCCTCACCCGGGTCAGTTTTGTAATGAAGGGCGGCCGGGTCGTCAAATCCGCCGCGCCGTCCGCGACGGTCGGGCAGGCGCGCTGAGGGTGGATTCGTGGATCTATGCATCGAGAATCTGCGCACCGCAGCGGGCACCGGTGCGCTCGCGATTGCCGGGATGGAGGTAAGCGACCTCGGCGCGGTGCGCCGCCACCGGCTGCACATAGATGGGGCCGGCTGCTGGCTGGTGCCGGGGCTCATCAACGCCCACGACCACCTGGGCCTCGATCTGTTGCCGCCCCTGGGCGAGCCGCCCTACCCCAACAGCGCCGCCTGGGGCGAAGCCGTCTTCCGTCCGGATCGTTCTCCTCTGCGCGAGGTGCTGCGATTGCGCTACAGCGAGCGGCTCTGGTGGGGCGCCTACCGCAACTTGCTGGCCGGGGTGACCACTGTGCAGCACCACGACCGCGGCCACTGGTGCTTGAGGTACCTGCCGGTGCGCGTCCCCCCCTATCGCTGGCAACACCGCCCCGACAGCCACCTGGGCGGCAGCTACGGCCGGGGCGGGCGGCTGTTTGTGCACGCCGCCGAGGGCACCGACGCCCAAAGCCATGCCGAGATCCGCAGGCTCGACGAACTCGGACTATTGGGGCCTGCCAGTACCGTCATCCACGCGATTGCCCTGGACGAGGCGGATATCGCCCGGCTCGCCGCCACCGGCACCGGCGTGGTGCTCTGCCCGACGAGCAACCGCTTTTTGTACGGCCGCACCGCTCCGGTGCTCGCCCTCAAGGCCGCCGGGGTGCCGCTCGCCATCGGTACCGACTCGACGGCGAGCGGTAGCCCGGATTTGCTCGCCGAACTGCGCGGCGCCAGGGATTGGTTCGGGGAGGCCGAATTGCTGGATCTGGTCACCGCCGCCGCTGCCCGCCTGCTGGGGGTGCCGCAGTTGGGGCGGCTGGTTGCGGGCGCCCCGGCGGATCTGGTGCTGGTCGAGAACCCGCGCGCCCGGACTGTCGCCGAGGCGGTGCTCACCGCCCGTCCCGGGCAGATCCGGCTGGTACTGGTGGGCGGCGAAGCGCGCCTGGTGCGCGCTCCTTTTGAGCGGCTGCGCGGCCGATTGCAACCGGTCGGTGTGGATGGTGAGACGACGTGGCTGGCCGGACCCATCCGCCGGCTGCTCGGCCGCGCCCGGACGCTACTCGGCGAGCAGCTCCACTTCGGCCGCCGATTCGAGGTCTAGGTACTCCACCGCCAGACGCGGTTCGAGCAAATCGTCGACGGGCACGATCACCCGGAGCCCCCCCGGCACGCAGACCACTTCTAGGGGCGTCCGGGCCACCACTTCGCCGTCGATGGCCACCGCCTGGGGCGGATCGGTGACGACGCGCACCCAGGGAGCGAGCAGGTGACCGACGTCGGGGCGGTCGAGTGCCGCGGCGCGCACCGCCGAGGAGAACAGGTCGAAGGCGGCGGCGAGGGCTTCCATGGCGCTGTTGGGGGCGACCACCGTGATGTCGAGCAGGCCGTCGTCGAAGACGCAGGCGCCGCAGCCCTGGGCGAGCACCGAGGTGGGCGGTGCGGCGTTGGCGATCGTGATGGCGGTGGCGGTGGTTTGGATGCGCAGATCCGGCGTTTCGATGGCCACCTGAAACGACTGCATCTCGCCCAACTGCTGCAACCCCGACCAGACGTAGGCGAGGGTGCCGAACCAGTTTTTGGCCTCCCGGCTGGTGCGCGCCACCGCCTCCGCCTCGAAGCCGATACCCGCAAGCAGCACCATCGGCAGCCCGTTGCAGGTGGCCACGTCCACTGCCCGCGTCGCCCCGTCGATAATCGCCTCGCAGGCCAGTTCGAGGGTGAGCGGCAGGCCGAGGGCGTTGGCGAAGGCGTTGGCCGTGCCGCGCGAGATCACCCCGAAGGGGATGCCCGTTCCGACCAGGGCCTCGGCCGCCGCCGAGAGGGTACCGTCGCCCCCCGAGGCGATCACCAACTGCGCACCCCGCTCCATTGCCGCCCGGGCCAGGGCGTTCGCCCCGACCTCGGGGGTGGTAAGGCGAATGTCCAGGTCAAAGACCGGGTCGAGAAACGAGCGAATCAGCCACAGATCGGCCTCCGCGTCGCCCTGGCCGGCCACGGGGTTATAGATCAAGCAGGCTGAGCGCCTGCAGGGGTCGGGAGTGACAGATTCGCGCATACATTGGCGGGGTATTGTGGCCGACGGCGACATCAAGCCCATTGTGACGTGCAAGCCACCCAACCGGGATCTTACTTACAGCCGAAAGCACGCACGGTGTAGCTCTTGCCGATGGAGAGCGCTCCGCCAAATTCGACATTCACCTGGTAAGGCACGATCGTCTTCGATTGGGGTTTGCCGGTGAATTCGAGCGTTTTGCCCTGGCCCAGGGAGATGCCTTTTTGTTCATAGATGTTTTGGGCCTTGTCGTTGGGATACTTCAGAGACGAAACCACGTCGTACTGCCCGTCGCTGTCGGTGGTGATCGTCACCCGGTAGCTTTCGAACTTCTCGGTGCCGGGTACGGCAAAGTCGGTATTCCAGTTGCTCGCGGTGACGCCGAGGGCCGCCGGCGAGATCGATTTTTTGACGCCAGGGCCGCCCTCGGTGCTTCCGACCGGCTGCAAAGCCACGCAC harbors:
- a CDS encoding amidohydrolase family protein → MDLCIENLRTAAGTGALAIAGMEVSDLGAVRRHRLHIDGAGCWLVPGLINAHDHLGLDLLPPLGEPPYPNSAAWGEAVFRPDRSPLREVLRLRYSERLWWGAYRNLLAGVTTVQHHDRGHWCLRYLPVRVPPYRWQHRPDSHLGGSYGRGGRLFVHAAEGTDAQSHAEIRRLDELGLLGPASTVIHAIALDEADIARLAATGTGVVLCPTSNRFLYGRTAPVLALKAAGVPLAIGTDSTASGSPDLLAELRGARDWFGEAELLDLVTAAAARLLGVPQLGRLVAGAPADLVLVENPRARTVAEAVLTARPGQIRLVLVGGEARLVRAPFERLRGRLQPVGVDGETTWLAGPIRRLLGRARTLLGEQLHFGRRFEV
- a CDS encoding J domain-containing protein — its product is MKRPDYYRVLGVPPGASERDIRQAYRLLSKQYHPDISPLAPEEALEKFKLLNEAYATLSHPTKRSHYDLTLGLTRTAVLQQQQQQQQQRPVPPRRRPSGRFDISERPLSPTEIFALFILGIAFAASLLLVAFIDWING
- a CDS encoding sulfotransferase family 2 domain-containing protein, with product MTGRSNNQPQRPLVIFLHIPKTGGTTFEAILKRAYGEADILEFDLAAINDAEGAARARQTARAARRCSFIRGHFPMGLRLHESIARPCTYVTWLRDPLERMISEYHFIVRYPPHPAHEPVHRYKMTLKDYLLSEWAAGTDNYMTRFLCSQAPDAQDADWACSQAMLAGARANLDRFFPVVALMERFDESLLLLQSHFGWRLPLYVKENVTRDRPTLADLPGPTLQILQDLNRYDLSLYAHARGRFAGQLGALEPDAFNRRLRSFRLLNRTYSRVHTGRQLYRRLQELWCRSVNRYRAYEGTVRSTVKRAVLGLLNSR
- the bioD gene encoding dethiobiotin synthase → MAGVLVSGTDTGAGKTILCAALAAWWLAHRRTPAAILKPVQCGPGDREYYRTVFGDALSVLNPLYFEAPLAPPLAAAREGQTVDIGLLWKSYCEAAAGHALVLVEGVGGLGCPLGWDYTVADLARDWRLPVLLVAPLRLGVVGQLVAHTGFARAQNLDLSALVLSEIEPVSAEQRAQWADVQLIENLCHLPVLGVLSHLEAATDRAALAAAGSGLWLEAAGTLFTAERG
- the dcd gene encoding dCTP deaminase, yielding MLNSDSWIKQRAAEGMIAPFEAELVRRVDDGSGHHHRVLSYGLSSAGYDIRLADDEFKVFRRVPGARPIDPKRFDNTCLEDMALMSGPEGDYFILPANSLALAHSVEHFRMPDNVVGVTTCKSTYIRSGVNIPITILEPGWTGVLTLEIANPTPCDVMVYPNEGIAQVLFFTTDQVPEVTYATRKDGPGKYQSQEQRIVLPRV
- a CDS encoding DUF3143 domain-containing protein → MNSLPTADTPLYNHPLHKIEIWLREHQCERDTEEQHCWHLHRSRWSATLQLEETVLKVDYAYPPNQTKTLSFPYSLSRRDVEQAVFSFEPPEKAT
- a CDS encoding class I SAM-dependent methyltransferase encodes the protein MLQAPWNLGGSDDPICAIDAVVGEAAQFERMAQLWDANCRHNALVSCDFYCGGFAEQFERNGERIAGFLRRKLALGPDSRLLDLGCGVGRVARYLQGATAGMALADVSDCMLAQACLQLGEAANCTFTPVNGNRLPWPDGSFTHAIAVDLVQHLPEASLRAYFAEVARVLVPGGLFLLTTGTGGATDKPPDPWLSRQLLRLLGLRPLPMGSRTGAVLAELVRGPGPLQLREGGDDFPNRLPALPVAVPFAGRYLLFSKPSTARLTVERTVPS
- a CDS encoding P-loop NTPase family protein, with the translated sequence MVAQVDASNPTSKAVAPSLALQGTLQIVTGPDRAFNAGVIAHALRAAGQGVPVLVVQFLKGGIGQGPDNPMYLCQGLRWVRCNLQRCLDTPHLEIEEQKAMYELWKYTRRAVHSGRFGLVVLDELSLAIQFGLIAETEVIELLEQRPSYMDVILTGPEMPIALSAMADQVTELRKSAIQP
- a CDS encoding metal-dependent hydrolase family protein, with translation MGLAVAVGAAEPAAEAVVAVRAGALVDTVAGRVLSDQIILIEGERVRAVGPSGTVSIPAGAQRIDLGRATVLPGLIEAHAHLTSDPFRAGYQGLGVSAIREALYGAKAARDTLEAGFTTVRNVGAGAYGDVALRDAINDGDIPGPRLLVSGPALGIKGGHCDNNLLAPDFNYTAEGVADGPWAARAKVREVVKYGADVIKLCATGGVLSKNTDPGVQQYTFEEMQAIVEEAHKLGRKVAAHAHGAEGIKQAIRAGVDSIEHASLIDAEGMRLARQKGTALVMDIYVDEFILAEGERAGILPESLEKERKVGQLQRDNFRRALAAGDRIVFGTDAGVYPHGTNAKQFAYMVQYGMTPMQAIQAATVNAAELLGWQDKVGSLTPGKYADLIAVEADPLKDVSALTRVSFVMKGGRVVKSAAPSATVGQAR
- a CDS encoding YegS/Rv2252/BmrU family lipid kinase, translated to MRESVTPDPCRRSACLIYNPVAGQGDAEADLWLIRSFLDPVFDLDIRLTTPEVGANALARAAMERGAQLVIASGGDGTLSAAAEALVGTGIPFGVISRGTANAFANALGLPLTLELACEAIIDGATRAVDVATCNGLPMVLLAGIGFEAEAVARTSREAKNWFGTLAYVWSGLQQLGEMQSFQVAIETPDLRIQTTATAITIANAAPPTSVLAQGCGACVFDDGLLDITVVAPNSAMEALAAAFDLFSSAVRAAALDRPDVGHLLAPWVRVVTDPPQAVAIDGEVVARTPLEVVCVPGGLRVIVPVDDLLEPRLAVEYLDLESAAEVELLAE
- a CDS encoding sulfotransferase family 2 domain-containing protein translates to MSRPEHSLVFLHIPKTGGTTLESVLLDQYGQEHSLRLDLAAVNDGEGAQRARQLLNGNRHYKLISGHFTMGLGVHELLNVPCTYVTMLRDPIERVISDFYFILHTPEHIFHERIVRERMSLEDYLNSNLSDGTDNYQVRCLCSRPPDAQDGNWACTEQTLTSAKDNLKKHFKVVGFLEHFDESLLLMRSHFGWKLPLYVRENTTKNRPRTPQVPEPIKTKIRNRNRYDLELYDHALFLYEQQLRTLRAGRFERQLNQYKFLNRWYGRTVYKNYHHRSRASRLRAFLLSRAWVALLGVERLVYRP
- a CDS encoding serine hydrolase domain-containing protein encodes the protein MQIAKCWTALLLLAATCLIPAFFWPAPPAALAQAVQTDYRRAADYAAAYGGVGLLVIRGERIVYEQFAPGRSADTPHLLASGTKSFAGVMAAAAVQDGLLTFDERVSETITEWKSDPLKAQITVRHLLSLASGLGKAGRGGNPVSFAQAVQAPAVSPPGRAFDYNPVNFQLFGELMRRKLAPRREEPLAYLSRRVLEPIGMRIARWRTTTDGDPDLPGGAIATARDWAKFGLLLKNGGTWQGRQIVSREALAQCFVRSATNPAYGLTFWLNAPSRSARPERNNPVGGAGPPDLIMAAGAGGQRLYVIPSLDLVVVRQGDLRSARGRGSGRFRDDEFIRALL